In Nitrospirota bacterium, one DNA window encodes the following:
- a CDS encoding RidA family protein, whose protein sequence is MSYERKLKELHLELPLPPQPLATYVPAVRAGDLLFLSGVLPMRDGQLAFSGKLGRDLTVEQGMEASRLALLNALAIAKQELGTLDRITRIVKVVGHVASAEGFVQQPQVLNGASDLLVAIFGEAGRHARVAVGAAELPRGAAVEIEVIFSVS, encoded by the coding sequence ATGTCATACGAACGCAAACTGAAGGAATTGCATCTGGAGTTGCCGCTACCGCCGCAACCGTTGGCAACCTATGTCCCGGCAGTCCGGGCCGGAGATCTGTTGTTCTTATCCGGCGTCCTTCCCATGCGAGACGGGCAGTTGGCGTTTTCCGGTAAACTCGGTCGAGATTTGACGGTCGAACAGGGGATGGAAGCGTCCAGGCTCGCGCTCCTGAACGCGCTGGCGATTGCCAAGCAGGAACTCGGGACGTTGGACCGTATTACGCGTATCGTGAAGGTCGTTGGACATGTGGCGTCGGCGGAAGGATTCGTCCAGCAACCCCAAGTTCTCAATGGGGCCTCGGACCTCCTGGTCGCCATCTTTGGAGAGGCTGGTCGTCATGCGCGCGTAGCTGTGGGAGCGGCTGAGTTGCCTCGCGGTGCGGCGGTCGAAATCGAAGTGATTTTCTCCGTCTCCTGA